The genomic window TTGTTTTTTCACTCCAATTTACAACGAATGTTCATACGTGGGGATATTTTGCTTTGTCGACAATGCTTAGTTTTATTATTAACTCTCAGCTCAATTTAATAGCTGGGATGGTCACGTTTTTTACGTTAAATGGAGAAGGGTTACTTCGCGCCAAACGATTTGTTATTGATTTATTTTCAGGGCTTATTTTACCAATTAGCTTTTATCCCGAATGGGCACAACATGTGATGCACTATTTGCCTTTTCAAGCGATCAGTTACATCCCGAGTATGATTTTTACGGAAAGCTTTACGGGAGATGCTGCGATGAAAGGGATGTTGTTTCAAGCGGTTTGGTGTGTCGTATTAATCATGCCAATTTATGTATTATGGAAAGCAGCCAAACGAAAACTCATCATTCAAGGGGGGTGAACATATGTTTTATGTATCGATTTTTTTTCAATATATGAGTCAATATGTAAAAACAAAGTTGCAATATCGTACCGATTTGTTTGTTGAGTTTTTGTCTGATTTAATGTTTCAAGGTGTGAATTTAATTTTTATCCTCGTTGTATTTGGACATACGCAATTATTAAATGGATGGACGCGCGATGAAATTATTTTTATTTATGGCTTCTTTTTAGTACCGTTTGCTTTGTTTGCTGCGTTTTTTAATATTTGGGATTTTAACGAAAGATATATTGTGCGTGGGGAAATGGACCGTGTATTAACCCGCCCTGTGCATAGTTTGTTCCAAATTGTGCTTGAACGAATGGAATTAGAGTCGCTTCTTGGAGGAATTACTGGTTTAGTTGTTATGGGTTATGCCGCATCAAGATTACATTTATCGTTTCATTGGTATGATGTCATTTTATTTGTGTTGTTCGTTTTAGGGGGAACGTTCGTTTATGCAGGTATTTTTATTTCGTTAGCAAGCATTAGTTTTTGGTCTGACGCACGCAGTTCGATTATGCCGATGATGTACAACATCGGGAATTACGGAAGATACCCTGTCGATATTTACAATCGTGTTATTCGCTACGTTTTAACATGGATTTTGCCGTTTGCGTTTGTTGGTGTATATCCGTCAGCGTATTTTTTACGTAAAACGGAATGGTATACGTACTCGTTTTTGACGCCGGTGATGGGGATTGTTTGTTTTACGTTGTCGGTGCTGTTATGGAATGCGGGCGTCAAACGTTATCGCGGTGCGGGGAATTAATTTAAACATCCTCTCGTATATATGAGGACAGGAGGGGATGTTGTGACGTATGTATGGATTGGGGTTATTGTTTTTATCATATGTATGAGCTTTTTCTCATTTTGGCAGACGAAGCGTTCTGTCATTTCGATAAAAAACTTTATTGCCATTTTATTTGTGTATTCAACGACGATGATTGGCTTTGCGCTTGTATATACGATTTTGCATATAAATGGACATGTTGTTATGATGGAAAATGGGAAGAATATAGAGACCTCTAACTTTTTGCAATATGTCGAAACAAGCCTATATTTTAGTGCAGTCACATTGCTTTCGGTCGGCTATGGGGATATTGTGCCGATTGGAATCGGCCGGTGGATTGCGATGGTCGAAGCGTTGCTCGGCTATGCGCTACCTGCCGCTTTTGTTGTTCGAACAGTAATGGATGTAGAAAGAAGGTAGGAGGGGAAATATGGAAGCGCCTGACTTTACATTGCCAGCAAGCAATGGGGAAAACGTGACATTGTCGCAATTTCGTGGGAAGTATGTCGTATTGTATTTTTATCCAAAAGATATGACGCCAGGATGTACGACAGAAGCTTGTGATTTTCGCGATCATCATGAAGTATTTGAGGAACTCGGGGCGGTTGTAATCGGTATTAGCCCTGATTCGATTGTTCGGCATAAAAAATTTATTGAAAAACATCGCTTGCCGTTTTTGCTGCTTGCTGATGAAAAACAAGACGCAGCGAAGGCGTATGACGTATGGAAGTTAAAGAAAAATTTTGGGAAAGAGTATATGGGGATTGAGCGTTCGACGTTTTTAATCGATCCAAACGGTCAAATCGTGAAAGAGTGGAGAAAAGTAAAAGTAAATGGGCATGTCGAAGAAGTGTTGAACGCTTTAAAAGAGGCGGTTGGCTCAAACAAATAAAAGGATCGTTGCGTACGATATAGTAGAGCACACACCTCCTCAAATATGTATGCGGCGATTCTTCAAGAGTCGCCTTTTTTCTTACCTAAAAATACAATTGACAAACGGTTTCATTTTTTTGTACACTATTTATAAAAATTATAAAGTAATAATTATAATTTTTATAAATGAAAGTGAGGTGCATGACGGTGACGCACGCACACCAATTAAAAGAAGCGCTTCACACGTTAAAAGAAACCGGCGTCCGTATTACACCGCAACGTCATGCGATACTCGAATATTTGATTCAGTCCATGTCCCATCCAACAGCGGATGAAATTTATAAAGCTTTGGAAGGAAAATTTCCAAATATGAGTGTCGCAACTGTGTATAACAATTTGCGTGTGTTTAAAGAAGTCGGTCTTGTCAAAGAACTAACGTACGGTGATGCGTCAAGTCGTTTTGATTTTGTTACGACACATCATTATCATGTGATTTGCGAAACGTGTGGAAAAATTGTTGATTTTCATTACCCAGGCTTAGATGAAGTCGAAGATTTAGCGGCGCATGTGACAGGATTTAAAGTTAGTCATCATCGGATGGAGATTTATGGAACGTGTCCAGACTGTCAAAAAGGGCATCATTAAAAAAGCTGGTAGCGACGTGGCTATCAGCTTTTTTTGTTTCTTGTTTTTCGATTATATTTTTCATCAAATTCTTTTCCTTCAAGGGTTGGATCGAGTGTAAGCGGTTCGTTGCAGTACATACATACATCGACTCGTCCTAACATTTTTGTTACTTTATTGCATGAAGGACAGACGACTTGTACCGTTTTTGTTGACAACATTCCGATCCAAAAATAGACGACTGTACTTGCGATAATAAACAACAATCCTAAAATCATAAATAACGTCATAACAATAGGTGATGTGCGGAAAAATATACCTGCATACATCACGAAAAATCCGATAAAAATTAAACTTAACGCAAACGTACGAATTTTGTTGATCTTGCTTGAATATTTCACACCCACATTTATCTCCTCCTACGCATAACTATAACATAAGTTTTAAATGATAAGCAGGAGTTTTTTTGAAATTGTCGAATACGGTCAAACAATGTTGAAAAGTGGAGGAATCGGTTTATGGAAGATGTATTGCGTCCGATTTACCAAGAGCGAGCTAGTCATCCGCAAACGCTTGGAATTTTAATGATTGAAAAAGGGTCGGATTACTCTCCGGAGACGGATTTGTTTGATGTCGTTTTATTTGTTATCGTTCGGGAAGGGGAAGAACCGATTTTTATCAAACATTATGCCTTCGAAGAAAAGAGTGCATCTTTGCACATTGTAGATGAACGTCAAGTGAAAGAATGGGTGCTGCTCGGTTCAAATCGAAAAGTGATGAATTGGTTGTTGAATGGGAAAGTGTTATTTGATCGGAATGAATATATCGAACAATGGCGGCAACGTTTATTGCAGTTTCCGATAGAAGAAAGAAAAGTAAAGATGGGAATAGAATTTGCTAAGTTAGTACGTCGATATATAGAAGGACGGAGTTTTTTTGAAAAAGATCAATGGCTTGATGCGTACAATCACGTATTACATGCACTTCATCATTTAGCCCGTCTATCTATTATCGAAAATGGTTTTTATCCTGAAGTAACTGTATGGAACCAAGTAAAACATATTGAGCCACAAGTTCATAAACTATATGCTGAGTTAGTTGGAAGTGAAGAAACGCTTGATAAACGATTGCAATTGTTATTTTTAGCAAGTGATTTTTTTATCCACTCGAAGTTGAAACAAGGAGCAAGTCATCTTATACACGTGCTTGAGAAAAAAGAAACGTCATGGTCTATGGCGGATTTGCTCAATGAACAAGAGTTGGCAGTATACGGCGTTGATTTAGCTATTTTGCTTGAATTTCTAGTTGAAAAACATATACTTTCCGTTGAAAAAATTGCAACAAAAGGACAAGGTGTGTTTCATAGACATTACATGGTCGAAAAAAAATAAAGAAAAGGTGTTGACGTTTAAAAATGTTCGTGATATATTTTTAATCGTCGCTGCTGAGGTGTAGCGGCGGTTAAAAATAAAAAATGTTGACATCGAAAACATGATATGATAACATGAAAAAGTCGCTTCAAAAGCGACAAGATGTTCCTTGAAAACTGAACGAAGCGAAAAGCGTACAGAAGCTAAGGATAACTTTTCTATGGAGAGTTTGATCCTGGCTCAGGACGAACGCTGGCGGCGTGCCTAATACATGCAAGTCGAGCGGACGATTCAAAAGCTTGCTTTTGGATCGTTAGCGGCGGACGGGTGAGTAACACGTGGGCAACCTGCCCTGTAGACGGGGATAACACCGAGAAATCGGTGCTAATACCGGATAATACGGAAGGCCGCATGGTCTTTCGTTGAAAGGCGGCGCAAGCTGTCGCTACAGGATGGGCCCGCGGCGCATTAGCTAGTTGGTGAGGTAACGGCTCACCAAGGCGACGATGCGTAGCCGACCTGAGAGGGTGATCGGCCACACTGGGACTGAGACACGGCCCAGACTCCTACGGGAGGCAGCAGTAGGGAATCTTCCGCAATGGACGAAAGTCTGACGGAGCAACGCCGCGTGAGCGAAGAAGGCCTTCGGGTCGTAAAGCTCTGTTGTTAGGGAAGAACAAGTACCGCAGTCACTGGCGGTACCTTGACGGTACCTAACGAGGAAGCCACGGCTAACTACGTGCCAGCAGCCGCGGTAATACGTAGGTGGCAAGCGTTGTCCGGAATTATTGGGCGTAAAGCGCGCGCAGGCGGTTCCTTAAGTCTGATGTGAAAGCCCACGGCTCAACCGTGGAGGGTCATTGGAAACTGGGGGACTTGAGTGCAGAAGAGGAGAGCGGAATTCCACGTGTAGCGGTGAAATGCGTAGAGATGTGGAGGAACACCAGTGGCGAAGGCGGCTCTCTGGTCTGTAACTGACGCTGAGGCGCGAAAGCGTGGGGAGCAAACAGGATTAGATACCCTGGTAGTCCACGCCGTAAACGATGAGTGCTAAGTGTTAGAGGGTATCCACCCTTTAGTGCTGTAGCTAACGCATTAAGCACTCCGCCTGGGGAGTACGCTCGCAAGAGTGAAACTCAAAGGAATTGACGGGGGCCCGCACAAGCGGTGGAGCATGTGGTTTAATTCGAAGCAACGCGAAGAACCTTACCAGGTCTTGACATCCCCTGACAACCCGAGAGATCGGGCGTTCCCCCCTTCGGGGGGACAGGGTGACAGGTGGTGCATGGTTGTCGTCAGCTCGTGTCGTGAGATGTTGGGTTAAGTCCCGCAACGAGCGCAACCCTCGACCTTAGTTGCCAGCATTCAGTTGGGCACTCTAAGGTGACTGCCGGCTAAAAGTCGGAGGAAGGTGGGGATGACGTCAAATCATCATGCCCCTTATGACCTGGGCTACACACGTGCTACAATGGGCGGTACAAAGGGTCGCGAACCCGCGAGGGGGAGCCAATCCCAAAAAGCCGCTCTCAGTTCGGATTGCAGGCTGCAACTCGCCTGCATGAAGCCGGAATCGCTAGTAATCGCGGATCAGCATGCCGCGGTGAATACGTTCCCGGGCCTTGTACACACCGCCCGTCACACCACGAGAGTTTGCAACACCCGAAGTCGGTGAGGTAACCCTTACGGGAGCCAGCCGCCGAAGGTGGGGCAAATGATTGGGGTGAAGTCGTAACAAGGTAGCCGTATCGGAAGGTGCGGCTGGATCACCTCCTTTCTAAGGATATCATTGATATGATAAAAAACGCTTTTTCGCTTCGTTTAGTTTTGAGGGAATATCCCTCGTATTTTCGCCTGCGTCTATTAAAAAGGAGACGAGGTTGAAATTGTTCTTTGAAAACTAGATAACAGGCTGAAAAGTGTGTTTAGTTAAGTTAGAAAGGGCGCACGGTGGATGCCTTGGCACTAGGAGCCGATGAAGGACGGGACAAACACCGATATGCTTCGGGGAGCTGTAAGTAAGCGTTGATCCGGAGATTTCCGAATGGGGGAACCCACTGTCCGTAATGGGGCAGTATCCATACGTGAATACATAGCGTATGGAGGGCATACCCGGGGAACTGAAACATCTAAGTACCCGGAGGAGAAGAAAGCAAAAGCGATTCCCTGAGTAGCGGCGAGCG from Anoxybacillus gonensis includes these protein-coding regions:
- a CDS encoding ABC transporter permease, which codes for MGKYIEMIRMRFLMMLAYRTNYYSGIFIYSINIGAYYFLWSAIYGGQSSIQGMTVEQMTTYVAIAWMARAFYFNNIDREIAMEIREGKVAIELIRPYNYLIMKTMQGLGEGIFRLIFFSLPGMVIVTFVFSLQFTTNVHTWGYFALSTMLSFIINSQLNLIAGMVTFFTLNGEGLLRAKRFVIDLFSGLILPISFYPEWAQHVMHYLPFQAISYIPSMIFTESFTGDAAMKGMLFQAVWCVVLIMPIYVLWKAAKRKLIIQGG
- a CDS encoding ABC transporter permease, encoding MFYVSIFFQYMSQYVKTKLQYRTDLFVEFLSDLMFQGVNLIFILVVFGHTQLLNGWTRDEIIFIYGFFLVPFALFAAFFNIWDFNERYIVRGEMDRVLTRPVHSLFQIVLERMELESLLGGITGLVVMGYAASRLHLSFHWYDVILFVLFVLGGTFVYAGIFISLASISFWSDARSSIMPMMYNIGNYGRYPVDIYNRVIRYVLTWILPFAFVGVYPSAYFLRKTEWYTYSFLTPVMGIVCFTLSVLLWNAGVKRYRGAGN
- a CDS encoding potassium channel family protein, with translation MTYVWIGVIVFIICMSFFSFWQTKRSVISIKNFIAILFVYSTTMIGFALVYTILHINGHVVMMENGKNIETSNFLQYVETSLYFSAVTLLSVGYGDIVPIGIGRWIAMVEALLGYALPAAFVVRTVMDVERR
- the bcp gene encoding thioredoxin-dependent thiol peroxidase; the encoded protein is MEAPDFTLPASNGENVTLSQFRGKYVVLYFYPKDMTPGCTTEACDFRDHHEVFEELGAVVIGISPDSIVRHKKFIEKHRLPFLLLADEKQDAAKAYDVWKLKKNFGKEYMGIERSTFLIDPNGQIVKEWRKVKVNGHVEEVLNALKEAVGSNK
- the perR gene encoding peroxide-responsive transcriptional repressor PerR; translation: MTVTHAHQLKEALHTLKETGVRITPQRHAILEYLIQSMSHPTADEIYKALEGKFPNMSVATVYNNLRVFKEVGLVKELTYGDASSRFDFVTTHHYHVICETCGKIVDFHYPGLDEVEDLAAHVTGFKVSHHRMEIYGTCPDCQKGHH
- a CDS encoding YgzB family protein, with the translated sequence MGVKYSSKINKIRTFALSLIFIGFFVMYAGIFFRTSPIVMTLFMILGLLFIIASTVVYFWIGMLSTKTVQVVCPSCNKVTKMLGRVDVCMYCNEPLTLDPTLEGKEFDEKYNRKTRNKKS
- a CDS encoding nucleotidyltransferase-like protein, with translation MEDVLRPIYQERASHPQTLGILMIEKGSDYSPETDLFDVVLFVIVREGEEPIFIKHYAFEEKSASLHIVDERQVKEWVLLGSNRKVMNWLLNGKVLFDRNEYIEQWRQRLLQFPIEERKVKMGIEFAKLVRRYIEGRSFFEKDQWLDAYNHVLHALHHLARLSIIENGFYPEVTVWNQVKHIEPQVHKLYAELVGSEETLDKRLQLLFLASDFFIHSKLKQGASHLIHVLEKKETSWSMADLLNEQELAVYGVDLAILLEFLVEKHILSVEKIATKGQGVFHRHYMVEKK